A window of the Streptomyces sp. NBC_00250 genome harbors these coding sequences:
- a CDS encoding ABC transporter permease: MVAGMWIRSTMTYRASFALTLVTSFCVTFFDFVVILLMFGQVEGLGGFAFAEVALLYGTAGTAFGIADLTMGSLQRMGKRVRDGSLDTFLMRPAPLLAQVAADKFALRRFGRVLQGLFVLIWGLVLLDVEWTPVKVLLLPVTVVCGAVIFAAVMVLGASALFWMQDAAEVTSSFTYGGNTLLGYPPTIFAQDLVRGVVYVVPLAFVNWLPALYVLGRPAPEGVPEWAAFASPLVAAVCCGVAGLAWRAGIRSYRSTGS; encoded by the coding sequence ATGGTCGCGGGCATGTGGATCCGATCCACGATGACGTACCGCGCGTCCTTCGCGCTCACGCTGGTCACCAGCTTCTGCGTCACCTTCTTCGACTTCGTCGTCATCCTCCTGATGTTCGGTCAGGTGGAGGGCCTGGGCGGCTTCGCGTTCGCGGAGGTCGCGCTCCTGTACGGGACCGCGGGGACGGCGTTCGGGATCGCGGATCTGACGATGGGATCGCTGCAGCGGATGGGGAAGCGGGTCAGGGACGGCTCGCTGGACACCTTCCTGATGCGCCCGGCGCCGCTGCTCGCGCAGGTGGCGGCGGACAAGTTCGCGCTCCGGCGGTTCGGCCGGGTCCTCCAGGGCCTCTTCGTCCTGATCTGGGGCCTGGTCCTGCTGGATGTGGAGTGGACGCCGGTGAAGGTGCTGCTGCTGCCGGTGACGGTGGTCTGCGGGGCGGTGATCTTCGCGGCGGTGATGGTGCTCGGGGCGTCGGCGCTGTTCTGGATGCAGGACGCGGCGGAGGTGACGAGCTCGTTCACGTACGGCGGGAACACGCTCCTCGGGTACCCGCCGACGATCTTCGCGCAGGACCTGGTGCGGGGTGTCGTGTACGTCGTACCGCTGGCGTTCGTGAACTGGCTGCCCGCGCTGTACGTACTGGGCAGGCCGGCTCCGGAGGGGGTGCCGGAGTGGGCGGCGTTCGCGTCGCCGCTGGTGGCGGCGGTGTGCTGTGGGGTGGCGGGGCTGGCGTGGCGGGCCGGAATCCGCTCGTACCGATCGACGGGAAGTTGA